Genomic DNA from bacterium:
CCCTGATAACATCTTTACCAAAAGGCAAAGAAAAAGGTTCTTCAGTGCTAATGGGGTTTATCTTAGCAAAGGGGCTGTTAATGAAATTTTTTAAAGATTTTTCGCCTTCGCGGAATGCTTCCCTTTCGTGTTTTTTGTGTAGATAGCCTTCTTTTTGCCATTTTTCAGAAAATATCTCCAGTAAACTTTCAAGATTAAGTTTCTTTCCCCGTATTAAGTGTTTATAGTATTCGTTAATAGTGTTATGTATTGAGGCGCCAAAAGCTACTGGATAAGATTGCATTACTGGAACCCTGAGAATGCGGGCAAATTTGTATTTCAGGGGGCAGGTAAGGTAGTCATCTAAAGAATAAGCGCTTAGGCTTAGGGGTGGTTTTTTGTTTGCCAGCAGAGTTTTGTCTTTTGTAGTTTCAGAGGCAAAAAGTTCAATTTGCTGGAATTTGTTAAGGCGGAGTTTTTCTGTGTTGGCTATTGTTTTTCTGCCCAAAGCTTCGTAAAGAAATGGGGAAGGTTTTTTAAGTCTTTTGCCCCCATAATCTAAAGCATAGCTTAAAAAGAGCTGTTTTTTAGCGCGGGTAATGCCTACATAGAAGAGGCGCCTTTCTTCTTGGAGATGGTGATCACCTTCAGGCAGTATTTCGTGGATAAAATCAAGAGGGATTTCAACTGTTTCTGTTTTTTCTCTGGTTGGTAAATAGTCTGAAGTGAGGGCTGGTAAAAAAACTACAGCAAACTCTAATCCTTTGGCAGCATGAAAAGTTAAAATTTTGACTGCCTCTAAATCTGGGTCAATATCCTCTATATCAGGGGAAGAGTGAATTTTTAGAAGATCGTCTAAATACTCTGCCAGATGCCAGATTGAAGGGTTTTGTGTTGCTTTTTCAAACTCAAAGATAATTTGGTTGAAAAAATCAGCGATGTTTTTAAGTTTTATTTCAGATTTTAAGTTTTGGGTCTGATTAAGTTTTTTAAGCAGTTTTTTCTTTTTTAAAAATTCATAGAGAATTTGGCCAGCAGTCATTTTTTTGCCCAGTTGCCGAAAATCAGAGATGTTTTTGGCTAATGTTTCTATTTTTTCTATAGTTTCTTTAGTAAGTTGGAGATAGTTTTGAAAAGAGCTAATTTTGGTAAAGGTCCTAAAAACAGAAAGGTTTTGGCGTCTAATAAGGTCAAATATTTCTGCTAATTCATTAAGATCAACGCTGTAAGCCTCTGATTGGGCAAGGTTATAGTAAGCAAGCCAGTCATTATTAGAGGCAAGAGTCTTGATAAAGCTGATAAGCATAGAGATTTCCGGCTGAAAATAGATTCCGCTTTCTCCTGAAAAAATATAAGGGACTCCGTTTTTGTTAAAGGCCTTTATATAGTGTTGAGCCAAATGGTTGCTTCTTACAAGCACAGCGATTTCTTTAAGGGGTGTTCCTTTTTTTTGTGATTCTTTAATTTTTTGAACAATAAAATCAGCTTCAGCTTGGGAATGCTCAAAGTGATTAAAATGGATTGCGTTTTTAAAACCAAATTCAGCAATGAGGCGCTTATTGATTTTTGCTTTTACTTCTAATCTGTCAGGGTTATTGTGCTGTATGGTTTTGTAGGCTAAATCTAAAATTTCTTGGGCAGAGCGGTAGTTTTGGGAGAGGACTATTTTTTTGGCTTTAGGAAAATCTTTTTGAAAATTAATAATATTTGAAAGCGCTGCTCCTCTCCACCTAAAGATTGACTGGTCATCATCGCCAACCACAGTAATATTTTTATTTGCATTTACTAAAAGTTTTAGTATTTCATTTTGGAGATAGTTTGTATCTTGGAATTCATCTACCAAGATGTATTGAAACTGCTGTTGAAACTTTTTTCTAATATCAGGGTGTTCTTTGAGAAGTTTATAAGAGAGAAAAATAAGATCAGCAAAATCAAGGGCATTTTCTTGGCGCAAAAGCTCATTGTATTTTTTATAGGCTTTGGCTGCTTCCAGATGTTTTTTAAGTTTATGTTTTTCTGCTTCGGTTTTAGCTTTTTTCGCTTTGTTTTTTGCCCACTTTATATATCGTTTGGGATCAATATTCTCTTCTTTCAGGCGGGAAAAAAGTGTGGCTAATTGGTAGATGTGACTTGAGGGGTTAGTCACAGGTCTGAGGACTTTTAAAGGCAGTTCGTAAATATGTTCTCTAAGAAACATTAGTTGTTGTATTTTATCTAGCAGTTTGTAATCTGAGGAGATACCCAAAAGGGAAGAGTATTCCTTAAGGAGTCTTTCGCCAAAAGAGTGAAAGGTCATTACCCAAAGGTTGTAAGTGCCATAAGGGAGCAGGATATCCACTCTGGTTTC
This window encodes:
- a CDS encoding ATP-dependent helicase; this translates as MKEKLLYGLNTQQKQAVTHKKGPLLIIAGAGTGKTKVITQRIAYLIKNKLAKPEEILALTFTEKAAEEMETRVDILLPYGTYNLWVMTFHSFGERLLKEYSSLLGISSDYKLLDKIQQLMFLREHIYELPLKVLRPVTNPSSHIYQLATLFSRLKEENIDPKRYIKWAKNKAKKAKTEAEKHKLKKHLEAAKAYKKYNELLRQENALDFADLIFLSYKLLKEHPDIRKKFQQQFQYILVDEFQDTNYLQNEILKLLVNANKNITVVGDDDQSIFRWRGAALSNIINFQKDFPKAKKIVLSQNYRSAQEILDLAYKTIQHNNPDRLEVKAKINKRLIAEFGFKNAIHFNHFEHSQAEADFIVQKIKESQKKGTPLKEIAVLVRSNHLAQHYIKAFNKNGVPYIFSGESGIYFQPEISMLISFIKTLASNNDWLAYYNLAQSEAYSVDLNELAEIFDLIRRQNLSVFRTFTKISSFQNYLQLTKETIEKIETLAKNISDFRQLGKKMTAGQILYEFLKKKKLLKKLNQTQNLKSEIKLKNIADFFNQIIFEFEKATQNPSIWHLAEYLDDLLKIHSSPDIEDIDPDLEAVKILTFHAAKGLEFAVVFLPALTSDYLPTREKTETVEIPLDFIHEILPEGDHHLQEERRLFYVGITRAKKQLFLSYALDYGGKRLKKPSPFLYEALGRKTIANTEKLRLNKFQQIELFASETTKDKTLLANKKPPLSLSAYSLDDYLTCPLKYKFARILRVPVMQSYPVAFGASIHNTINEYYKHLIRGKKLNLESLLEIFSEKWQKEGYLHKKHEREAFREGEKSLKNFINSPFAKINPISTEEPFSLPFGKDVIRGKFDLVIPGKKGVRIIDFKTSSYLTQEVVKQRVRDSFQLKLYAWAYYKINKKMPESIGLVFLTANKWAEITPRQTYFPSLEKKIKEVSEGIEKKNFEPNPSSFNCQYCAFRETCPFAYR